In Corythoichthys intestinalis isolate RoL2023-P3 chromosome 11, ASM3026506v1, whole genome shotgun sequence, a single genomic region encodes these proteins:
- the LOC130924373 gene encoding zinc finger BED domain-containing protein 5, translating to MVSVMLDNASAAKIKTIPLSNDTIARRIDDIANDLQEQLVEELKDKRFALQFDEATDSNKDCLFLAYVRFEMTNSLCEDLLFCKYVKNRATAEELFKILDCFLTENGLKWEKCIGVCSDGAQTMSGMRKGVRALIKKASPNAQWTHCVIHREALASRHLSCELGEVMTDIIGVVNFIKTRQLKSRIFSAICEEMGAEHQAVLFHSEARWLSRGKVLSRVFELKEEIRVFLEQEHKYEDAAKFSNDNFLAKLAYLTDIFGKLNELNLQLQGKNKHLPQVTDKISSFTRKLALWGRQLDEGRSDAFENLHEFVDITDYDAASVIPVIKQHIASLMGFFKKYFPENSSQYDWVRDPFNAPAPTGFTSEEEEQFIDVTSDSTFRLSFTSQTLSEFWLSVDRQYPLLGQKAMSILLPFATSYLCEIGFSAVAALKTKHRSQLNIEQELRVALSCFKPRFEKLCSTKRAHCSH from the coding sequence ATGGTTTCCGTCATGCTGGACAACGCAAGTGCTGCAAAAATTAAGACCATTCCACTGTCCAATGATACGATCGCAAGGCGCATCGATGACATCGCAAACGATCTCCAGGAACAGCTGGTGGAAGAACTCAAAGATAAACGGTTTGCCTTACAATTTGATGAAGCAACTGACAGCAACAAAGACTGTTTATTTCTTGCTTATGTGCGTTTTGAAATGACAAACTCCCTGTGTGAGGATTTGCTTTTctgcaaatatgtcaaaaacagAGCCACAGCTGAGGAGCTGTTTAAAATACTGGACTGCTTCCTAACTGAGAATGGGCTGAAGTGGGAGAAGTGTATTGGTGTTTGCAGTGATGGTGCACAGACTATGTCAGGGATGAGAAAAGGGGTTCGAGCGCTCATTAAGAAAGCTTCACCTAATGCTCAATGGACACACTGTGTTATACACAGAGAAGCATTGGCATCGAGGCACCTTTCCTGTGAATTAGGTGAGGTTATGACTGACATAATAGGTGTAGTCAATTTTATAAAGACCAGACAACTGAAATCCAGAATCTTCTCTGCTATCTGTGAGGAGATGGGAGCTGAACACCAGGCCGTGCTCTTTCACAGTGAAGCAAGGTGGCTGTCACGAGGAAAGGTTTTGTCCCGTGTTTTTGAGCTCAAAGAGGAGATAAGAGTGTTTTTGGAGCAGGAACATAAGTATGAAGAtgcagcaaaatttagcaatgacaactTCCTGGCAAAACTAGCCTACCTGACTGACATTTTTGGAAAGCTAAATGAACTAAATTTACAGCTTCAAGGGAAAAATAAACACCTTCCCCAAGTCACAGACAAGATCAGCTCTTTCACTCGAAAGCTTGCTTTGTGGGGCAGGCAACTTGATGAAGGAAGAAGTGATGCATTTGAGAATCTGCATGAATTTGTTGACATCACTGACTATGATGCCGCCTCAGTGATTCCAGTCATTAAGCAACATATTGCATCTTTGATGGGATTCTTCAAAAAGTACTTTCCTGAAAACAGCTCCCAGTATGACTGGGTGAGAGATCCTTTCAATGCACCAGCTCCTACTGGTTTCACATCTGAAGAGGAGGAACAGTTCATTGACGTGACATCTGACTCCACTTTTAGACTGAGCTTCACATCACAGACACTTAGTGAATTCTGGCTGAGTGTAGACAGGCAGTATCCACTCTTAGGACAAAAGGCTATGAGTATTCTTCTTCCTTTTGCAACTTCTTATCTTTGTGAGATTGGTTTCTCTGCTGTTGCTGCACTGAAGACCAAGCACAGGTCCCAGCTAAACATTGAGCAGGAGTTGAGGGTTGCACTCTCATGCTTCAAACCCCGCTTTGAAAAGCTGTGCTCCACAAAACGTGCACATTGTAGTCATTAA